CAGAAAATGACACATTTGTTGCAGGAGACACTCTCATTGTTGAGGAGGAGAAGAACAAGATGAAGACCCAGACCACAAATTCAGCTGTAACCAAGGGACCCTGCCTGGAGTCTCTCCCGGTGCTGGCCAGACGGGTCGTTCCAGCAGACAACTCCTGCCTGTTCACCAGTGTCTCCTACGTGGTAGAGGGGGGGGTATATGACCCAGCTTGTGCCCCCGAGATGCGAGGCCTCATCACCCAGATTGTGTCCAGCAACCCCATGGCTTACTCTGAGGCGGTGTTGGGAAAGACCAACGAGGAGTACTGCACCTGGATCAGACGTGACGACACCTGGGGCGGAGCTATAGAGGTGTCCATCCTGTCTAAGTTCCACCAATGTGAGATCTGTGTAGTGGACACGCAGACAGTGCGTGTGGATCGATTTGGTGAGGACGCTGGCTACCACAAACGCGTGCTGCTCATCTACGACGGCATCCACTACGACCCACTGCAGAAGGAGACGCCCGGCTCCGACGCTCCACCCCAGACCATCTTCTCCACCACAGACGACATCATCCTGGCCCAGGCCCTGGAGCTGGCAGATGAGGCGCGAAGGAAGCGGCAGTTTACGGACCTTAACCGCTTTGCCCTGCGCTGCCTGGTGTGTCAGACAGGCCTAGTAGGACAGAAGGAGGCCCGGGAACATGCCAAGGAGACGGGCCATGCcaactttggagaggtgtgagtCAGAGCACTTCCTCACAACCACCACGAACCCCAATGCCCCTAAATCTTACAACTGTGTGTCTGTATGATGCTCTACCTCACTTGATCCAGCATCAGACACTGTGTTCAGTATTACAACTACAGCTGTCAGCTCACAGGCTACTTTACTGCAAGGTTATGAGCTCATGAAAAATATCCTGTACAATTGTTTTGGGGACATTTTTAGTCTCACCCAACACACAGTGGGTGATTGTTCGTTGAAGTGTTGTTACTCAGCAATGTAGCATGTGTTCAGTTTGTCGACACTAATGGAGCAGAAAACTTTCTTAACAGAACTGGAGATGCCTGAAAATGCCTTACTTTGACAGTTGACTTGTGGCATAAAAGGTTTAGTATGGCTAGACTCTTCAGTACTACCACAGAAATCAGAAATCTTTTTCCGGGGCCATTGTGGCATGATACAAGTTTGGTTTTACACATCAATGACAATATTCATTTAAAAGTTTTTGTTTGTAGATGcttcaccagtacttgaaaaaaGTGAAAACTGTTGCAAAAGATCAAATATAAACCCAGTTACTTGGTAGAAAAGCTGTTCTTTCATTGTTTTGCAGTGGCAATGTCTTTAATATTAGATAATAGCGGAGTTTAGCTAGATTCCTTATAGGTCAATACAACCCTATATTCTTCAATGGTGCTGTAACAAGCTTATTTTTCAAATGTAGGCTATTACTAAATTAGTTATTTTATGCAGTGTGAGGTGTCTGCATCTTGGTGTGAAACATTAATATTTAATGCAATTATTATTATGCCATGGTACTCTGCCATTAAAAGGCCTTGGCATTACCCATAGTGGGAttgttttgtcttcatttttttgtgtattttatatggtgtcattttttttttactgaacaaAACATTTGAATTGTTGTATTTTGGAGCTTTTAATCTTGGAATTGATAGATGAATAGACTTTATGAAATAGAATGTAAATCTAAGGGATGAATCCTCTTACATTTGCAGTTCAGGTATTGTCTACACAATGTGCTTTGCATCTCAGCATTCACTTCATGATCGTGTTTTTATCTCCCATTATCCTCACTCATATTGTTGGACTATTGTGAGGGCCACCAAGTGTTGTCATGTTGAACTATGTATGTTAAATCTAAATGCATGTCAGAGGAAGACTGCGACTCTTTATTATGCTTTCACTAATGAAAGCCACCACGGCCTTGCTCTTCCCTGGAAACCCGACGTTGAATTACATTGAATTCAACGTTGGGCAGAAATGACTTTTAATCAGGAACGTTTCTTACCTCGACCTCTAccagccagaatgttgaataaaatgatATTTTAACGTACTTTACTGGTTGTCATGCGGTTGGTCCTTTTGGCGGTAGGAATGTGAGACTATATtccacaggaaagtataattACATAAACTTTTCAAAGTGCTGGTAGTGGGTTCAGATTTCTATCACCTGAAGCATGCGCACAAAATAAAAATGCATGTACAAGATGCATGCATACTTGCCAAGCTCGTGCATGTGTTTACATGGTTCTGCGCATGCTTCAGGTGATAGAAATCTGAACCCACAACCAGCTCTTTGAAAAGCTTATGTAATAATACAGTCCTGTGGATATATATTGTCTCACATTCCTACCACCAAAGAACAAATCGCACCGACAACCGGTAAAGTACGTTAAAATATccttttattcaacattctggcttgtagatGTCGTGAGAGGAAACTTTCCTGATTAAAATGCTCATTTTTGCCTGACGTAGAATTCATTGCAATTCGATGTTGGGTTTCTTGGCAATCTTTGCTATTGAAACGGAGTGTAGAAGACGTTGATATAGATAGTTGAACCCTTTAAACATGAATTCTGACATTTCTTCAAGTGGTTGGTAATGTTACTGGCAAAAAGATTCCACCCATTATTTTTGTTGGCAGAGACCAGTGTAATGGTGATTTGGGTTTTTTGCCCATCAGACTACTAATACAGTCTAAAAGCTCTCGCACATCTATTCTCCTTTTtcgaaacaaaatatattttttagctTTTGTCAGCTGGTCATAAACAGATACCAAAGTGTCCCTTTCAGAAAACTTGTGACTTGTTATTTATAGAAAATGTATCAGCACTAGAAATCTTGTTTTACAATGAAATACTCTGGGTCAGGGCCGAGTTTGTGTGGTAGTCTatactgccctacaaaggcaaAATGCAGTAACTATGAAGTTGGTAAAACAATCTTTGATCTGTTGTAATGGCCAGGTATGTTTTCTGATTAATGTGGTATTTCATTTCCTGACACAAGAACAAGTCAATTGATCAGAATATATAATGGTGTATCAGAAATTGCTGTCTCTAGACATAAAAAGACTGAAGACAGATTTTGCAGTAAGAAAAATACCTAGTTTCTGAGTTttgcctttgtagggcagtatATGTTGTCTGTTCTTGCTTGGACTTTCCAAAGCCTTTGACGTGTAAGAGGTATGGGTCTGGGGCATGGTTTTAGTGCagagctctccaaccctgttccaggagagctaccttcctgtaggttttcactccaaccccagttgtaactcacctgattcagtttatcaaccagctaattattaaaaTCAGATTAggtttggagtgaaaacctacaggacagtaagtAGCTCTCCATGaatagggttggagagccctgttcaATTGGGTGTTGATGTGACTAAAATATGACTTCTCCCATGTTCCATTACATGGATGTTCAAGGACACTTTCAATGACTGTTGCACACAAAGCACTACAGAGAAACTGGGTTTACTTGATTTTCACAATAAAAGACACCATTTAGGAGATTATTTGAGTGAATGTGTTTTTGTATTTGGTTTCAGATTCTAATGTGCTTTAAGCCCTGCAAATTGATACCATGTTGTCAACCAATGAATGATCTCTCTTAGCAATAGTACCGCTGCCATTCACTGTTAACCTTTTGCAATGTAGGCGACTCTGTTCTAACAGTGTATAAGGATCTCTGTTAGGCTTTAGTTTCATGTTTTAAAGCATATCTCTCTGATGGGAGAAtgtaatgtggagctatatgacAGTAACCCTAGACACCATCATCAGTAACTGAATACAGTAATGCATACATCTGTTTTCCTTATGATAAACTGCACAATACAGATGGGATTCATTTGCAGGATGTCAGCAAAAAGGCCTAGCCCAGGCCGCCGCTAGTGGGCGTTAGATATCGGAGATGTGGTGGCTGCCAAGGGTACAAAAATGGCAATGCTATTGTAGTATACTTTTATTTAAATATTGCACAATTTAGGGCTCTGTTCACTCTAAAATTGAAGCGTCACAGATTCTGCTATAtaaatttaaaggtaatttcagattgagccgacatatgcagtgtttaccgtgaatACTGTCTCCGCTA
The sequence above is drawn from the Salmo salar chromosome ssa22, Ssal_v3.1, whole genome shotgun sequence genome and encodes:
- the LOC106582999 gene encoding ubiquitin thioesterase OTU1 is translated as MLRLRCKTKNGSHIMQGLTHQSSVQELKSKVEELTGIPCDVQKIMVGYPPSSLDLRNGNAHLRDYPIKSGDTLIVEEEKNKMKTQTTNSAVTKGPCLESLPVLARRVVPADNSCLFTSVSYVVEGGVYDPACAPEMRGLITQIVSSNPMAYSEAVLGKTNEEYCTWIRRDDTWGGAIEVSILSKFHQCEICVVDTQTVRVDRFGEDAGYHKRVLLIYDGIHYDPLQKETPGSDAPPQTIFSTTDDIILAQALELADEARRKRQFTDLNRFALRCLVCQTGLVGQKEAREHAKETGHANFGEV